The sequence CCTCGGTGGTACCACCTATGGTATGTGCGAGGAGACCGTTCCCTTCTACGCCCTGCTTGCCGCTACCATGATGGCCGCTGGCTTCGACCCGATGGTCGGTGCCGCCACCGTCCTGCTCGGCGCTGGCTGCGGCTGCCTGGGCTCCACGGTTAACCCGTTCGCCGTCGGCGCTGCCGTCGACGCTCTGACCGGCGTTGGCATTGAGGTCAACCAGTCCATCATCATCGGCCTCGGTGCCGTCCTGTGGATTGTTACCACTGCCATGTCCATCTTCTTCGTCATGAGCTATGCCAAGAAGGTCAAGGCTGACAAGGGTTCCACCATCCTGTCGATGCAGGAGCTCAAGGACGCTGAAGAGGCTCACGGCAAGGCTGCTTCCGAGGTTCACAATGAGGTCAAGCTCACCGGTCGTCAGAAGGGTGTTCTGATCGCCTTTGCCTTCACCTTCGTCGTCATGATCGTCGGCTTCATTCCGCTGGCCGACCTCAACGAGGGCGTCGCCAACTTCTTCGACGCTGGCGCTGTCTACGACGCCGACGGTAACGCCGTCGTCCAGGGCTGGTCTGCCCTGATCACCGGCCTGCCCATTGGTCAGTGGTACTTCGACGAGGCTTCCACCTGGTTCTTCCTCATGGCCGTCCTGATCGGTATCATCGGTGGCCTGTCCGAGAAGCAGATCGTTAACACCTTCATCACCGGCGCTGCCGACATGATGTCCGTTGTTCTCGTCATCGCCCTCGCCCGTGGTATCTCCGTCCTCATGGCTAACACCGGCCTCGACGTCTACGTCCTCGACGCTGCCGCCAATGCTCTGGCTGGCCTGTCCGGCGTGATCTTCGCTCCCATGAGCTTCCTGGTCTACTTCGGCCTGTCCTTCCTGATCCCCTCGACCTCTGGTATGGCTACCGTCTCCATGCCTATCATGGGACCGCTGGCTGTTAAGCTCGGCTTCTCGCCCGAGGTCATGGTCATGATCTTCTCCTCTGCCATCGGCGTTGTGAACCTGTTCACCCCGACCTCCGGCGCCATCATGGGCGGTCTCGCCCTGGCCAAGATCGAGTGGACGACCTGGCTCAAGTTTGCCCTTAAGCTCATCGTCGCTCTCTCCGTCGTCTGCGCCATCATCCTGACCGTCGCTTGCGTGATGCTCTAAGTACCCAACGGGTACCCCACGGAAACCTTGACGATCCTGTAAAGGATCACCTGGTCATCGTCTGTCCGGTGGGGTCAACCCACCGGTAGACTCCTACCTTTAGCCCCCTCCCGTTCCGTGCGCGGGAGGGGGCGCTCTCATGTTGCGCGGTTCTACGAACCGCGCAACCAGTCGACGCTGCGCACCGCCCAGAACGACAATTTGTCATTCAAAAGGCAAGGCATGACCAGAAGGTCT is a genomic window of Collinsella aerofaciens containing:
- a CDS encoding YfcC family protein, yielding MRTMTETAKKKRGMPSSFTILLALLAIVAVITVIVSGTSGGAVTAARLSDFCTAPIKGFADALPVCLFVMILGGFLGMMTETGALDNGIAVLVQKLKGNEIMLIPVLMLIFSLGGTTYGMCEETVPFYALLAATMMAAGFDPMVGAATVLLGAGCGCLGSTVNPFAVGAAVDALTGVGIEVNQSIIIGLGAVLWIVTTAMSIFFVMSYAKKVKADKGSTILSMQELKDAEEAHGKAASEVHNEVKLTGRQKGVLIAFAFTFVVMIVGFIPLADLNEGVANFFDAGAVYDADGNAVVQGWSALITGLPIGQWYFDEASTWFFLMAVLIGIIGGLSEKQIVNTFITGAADMMSVVLVIALARGISVLMANTGLDVYVLDAAANALAGLSGVIFAPMSFLVYFGLSFLIPSTSGMATVSMPIMGPLAVKLGFSPEVMVMIFSSAIGVVNLFTPTSGAIMGGLALAKIEWTTWLKFALKLIVALSVVCAIILTVACVML